A region of Labeo rohita strain BAU-BD-2019 chromosome 2, IGBB_LRoh.1.0, whole genome shotgun sequence DNA encodes the following proteins:
- the eps15l1b gene encoding epidermal growth factor receptor substrate 15-like 1 isoform X4, with protein sequence MAALTPLSQLSSGNPAYESFYRQVDPGNTGKVGAAEAAQFLKKSGLSDSTLGQIWDLSDTERKGYLDKKGFFTALRLVASAQGGSDVSLNSLSQNISAPIPKFRDAGSPSLNITTSAADSSWTIKPEDKAKYDGIFESLSPVGGLLSGDKVKPVLMNSNLPLDVLGKIWDLSDIDKDGHLDKDEFSVAMHLVYAAREKEPVPSTLPTTLIPPSKRKKIAGSLPGSVPVLPSSPFLLKENLRPTAALSKSPLSSSTNLSPSNSFKRSTPTPPLLQTLTQQPSSDHWVVPAEDREQYEEIFELADSDFDGMVGGGEVKDIFMNSRLPQSVLAHIWSLADTQRTGKLTKEQFCLAMHLIQEKVKGVDPPQSLTPDMIPPSERGAASTPILSGFTSSVASELTPLTSLSRDSNSSVGLVELTGIKELDDINQEISQLQSEKRILETEIRQKEEALRQKNGEVQEVQRDLERENVGLQDLEHQKRDAQERLSEMEQQRAKLESTLDETKNKWQEENTKITSLQTQILSQESDVQMQEKEMSRTKTDLYCLEQEEQRLEDSLRAGKAKLDSILKLLKTSQDEMDQTRSQLSEIQDAQRELNKTIERYSKALDDNVTSLAELDQLIAEESNTTVTKEDSLVKSRMAMFNSSGSQGLNADPFQREDPFKSDPFNKADPFGGDPFQQNDPFKDPFANSDPFGESSSSQFKASPFSKRISQTSLSPKPKDSDPFAASDPFGSDSFGGKGGFADFSQMSKSSEPQSRKPTYPLPPPKKPGPQRPAPPPYVRK encoded by the exons ATGGCGGCGCTCACACCGCTCAGTCAG TTATCAAGTGGAAACCCTGCATATGAGAGCTTCTACAGACag GTGGATCCGGGAAACACTGGGAAAGTGGGAGCTGCAGAAGCCGCTCAGTTCTTAAAGAAATCTGGGCTTTCGGACAGCACATTGGGTCAG ATCTGGGATCTGTCAGACACAGAGAGAAAAGGTTACTTGGATAAAAAG GGTTTCTTCACTGCTCTGAGGCTGGTGGCGTCTGCTCAAGGAGGAAGTGATGTCAGTCTAAACAGTTTAAGCCAGAACATCTCTGCACCCATCCCTAAATTT agagatGCCGGCAGCCCGTCCCTGAACATCACAACCTCTGCTGCTGATTCCAGCTGGACAATAAAG CCGGAGGATAAAGCAAAGTATGATGGGATATTTGAGAGTCTGTCTCCAGTTGGTGGGCTCCTGTCAGGTGATAAAGTGAAACCAGTCCTAATGAACTCGAACCTGCCTCTCGATGTACTTGGAAAG ATTTGGGATCTCAGCGACATTGACAAAGATGGACACTTGGATAAAGATGAGTTTTCAGTG GCGATGCACCTGGTTTATGCAGCCAGAGAGAAGGAGCCTGTGCCGTCAACCCTCCCCACCACTCTCATCCCTCCATCCAAGCGGAAGAAGATCGCAGGCTCTCTTCCGGGATCCGTTCCTGTTCTTCCCTCTAGTCCGTTCCTCCTGAAGGAGAACCTGCGGCCCACGGCGGCGCTTTCCAAGAGTCCTCTGAGTAGCAGCACAAACCTGTCTCCGTCAAACTCATTCAAGCGCTCCACCCCGACGCCTCCGCTGCTTCAAACACTCACACAG CAGCCGTCGTCTGATCACTGGGTGGTGCCAGCGGAAGACAGAGAGCAGTACGAGGAGATCTTTGAGCTGGCAGACTCTGATTTTGATGGGATGGTTGGAGGAGGTGAAGTGAAGGATATCTTCATGAACTCACGGCTGCCTCAGAGTGTCCTGGCACACATATG GTCACTGGCGGACACTCAGCGTACCGGCAAACTCACCAAAGAGCAGTTCTGTCTGGCGATGCACCTGATTCAGGAGAAAGTGAAAGGAGTGGATCCTCCTCAGAGTCTGACGCCTGACATGATACCGCCGTCAGAGAGAGGAGCCGCCAGCACACCG ATTCTCTCTGGATTCACATCATCAGTCGCGTCTGAATTGACTCCATTGACCAGTCTGAGCAGG GACAGCAACAGTTCTGTTGGGTTGGTTGAGCTGACGGGAATCAAGGAGCTGGATGACATCAACCAGGAAATCTCCCAGCTGCAAAG TGAGAAACGCATATTAGAGACAGAAATCAGGCAGAAAGAGGAAGCCCTGCGACAGAAGAACGGTGAAGTGCAG GAGGTGCAGAGAGACCTGGAGCGTGAAAACGTGGGCCTTCAGGACTTGGAGCACCAGAAACGGGACGCTCAGGAGCGACTCAGTGAGATGGAGCAGCAGAGAGCCAAACTGGAGAGCACGCTGGACGAGACCAAGAACAAGTGGCAAGAGGAGAACACTAAA ATCACATCGCTGCAGACGCAGATCCTGTCTCAGGAGTCAGACGTACAGATGCAGGAGAAGGAGATGAGCAGAACGAAGACGGACCTGTACTGTCTGGAACAAGAGGAGCAGCGTTTGGAGGACAGTCTGCGTGCCGGAAAAGCCAAGCTGGACAGCATCCTCAAACTGCTGAAAACATCGCAGGACGAGATGGACCAG ACGCGCAGTCAGCTCAGTGAGATACAGGACGCGCAGCGGGAGCTCAATAAGACCATCGAGCGCTACAGCAAAGCTCTGGACGACAACGTGACCAGCCTGGCCGAACTGGACCAGCTCATCGCTGAGGAAAGCAACACCACTGTCACTAAG GAGGATTCATTGGTTAAGTCCAGGATGGCCATGTTTAACAGTAGCGGCTCTCAAGGCCTGAACGCAGACCCCTTCCAGAGGGAAGACCCCTTTAAGAGTGACCCCTTCAATAAAG CTGATCCGTTTGGAGGAGATCCGTTCCAGCAGAACGACCCGTTCAAAGACCCGTTCGCTAATTCTGATCCCTTTGGTGAAAGCTCCTCAAGTCAGTTCAag GCCAGTCCTTTCAGCAAAAGAATCAGCCAGACATCATTGAGTCCCAAACCTAAAGATTCAG ACCCGTTTGCTGCATCAGACCCTTTCGGTAGCGACTCTTTTGGAGGGAAAGGTGGTTTTGCTGATTTCTCTCAAATGTCAAAG AGCTCAGAGCCTCAGAGCCGAAAGCCGACATATCCGCTGCCTCCTCCAAAAAAACCCGGACCGCAGAGACCAGCGCCGCCTCCTTACG
- the eps15l1b gene encoding epidermal growth factor receptor substrate 15-like 1 isoform X3 has translation MAALTPLSQLSSGNPAYESFYRQVDPGNTGKVGAAEAAQFLKKSGLSDSTLGQIWDLSDTERKGYLDKKGFFTALRLVASAQGGSDVSLNSLSQNISAPIPKFRDAGSPSLNITTSAADSSWTIKPEDKAKYDGIFESLSPVGGLLSGDKVKPVLMNSNLPLDVLGKIWDLSDIDKDGHLDKDEFSVAMHLVYAAREKEPVPSTLPTTLIPPSKRKKIAGSLPGSVPVLPSSPFLLKENLRPTAALSKSPLSSSTNLSPSNSFKRSTPTPPLLQTLTQQPSSDHWVVPAEDREQYEEIFELADSDFDGMVGGGEVKDIFMNSRLPQSVLAHIWSLADTQRTGKLTKEQFCLAMHLIQEKVKGVDPPQSLTPDMIPPSERGAASTPILSGFTSSVASELTPLTSLSRDSNSSVGLVELTGIKELDDINQEISQLQSEKRILETEIRQKEEALRQKNGEVQEVQRDLERENVGLQDLEHQKRDAQERLSEMEQQRAKLESTLDETKNKWQEENTKITSLQTQILSQESDVQMQEKEMSRTKTDLYCLEQEEQRLEDSLRAGKAKLDSILKLLKTSQDEMDQTRSQLSEIQDAQRELNKTIERYSKALDDNVTSLAELDQLIAEESNTTVTKEDSLVKSRMAMFNSSGSQGLNADPFQREDPFKSDPFNKADPFGGDPFQQNDPFKDPFANSDPFGESSSSQFKASPFSKRISQTSLSPKPKDSDPFAASDPFGSDSFGGKGGFADFSQMSKSSEPQSRKPTYPLPPPKKPGPQRPAPPPYGTEHTKFGSETQQLEWAKRESQREEAERIRRLRLQEQQDLELALALSRAEMPRT, from the exons ATGGCGGCGCTCACACCGCTCAGTCAG TTATCAAGTGGAAACCCTGCATATGAGAGCTTCTACAGACag GTGGATCCGGGAAACACTGGGAAAGTGGGAGCTGCAGAAGCCGCTCAGTTCTTAAAGAAATCTGGGCTTTCGGACAGCACATTGGGTCAG ATCTGGGATCTGTCAGACACAGAGAGAAAAGGTTACTTGGATAAAAAG GGTTTCTTCACTGCTCTGAGGCTGGTGGCGTCTGCTCAAGGAGGAAGTGATGTCAGTCTAAACAGTTTAAGCCAGAACATCTCTGCACCCATCCCTAAATTT agagatGCCGGCAGCCCGTCCCTGAACATCACAACCTCTGCTGCTGATTCCAGCTGGACAATAAAG CCGGAGGATAAAGCAAAGTATGATGGGATATTTGAGAGTCTGTCTCCAGTTGGTGGGCTCCTGTCAGGTGATAAAGTGAAACCAGTCCTAATGAACTCGAACCTGCCTCTCGATGTACTTGGAAAG ATTTGGGATCTCAGCGACATTGACAAAGATGGACACTTGGATAAAGATGAGTTTTCAGTG GCGATGCACCTGGTTTATGCAGCCAGAGAGAAGGAGCCTGTGCCGTCAACCCTCCCCACCACTCTCATCCCTCCATCCAAGCGGAAGAAGATCGCAGGCTCTCTTCCGGGATCCGTTCCTGTTCTTCCCTCTAGTCCGTTCCTCCTGAAGGAGAACCTGCGGCCCACGGCGGCGCTTTCCAAGAGTCCTCTGAGTAGCAGCACAAACCTGTCTCCGTCAAACTCATTCAAGCGCTCCACCCCGACGCCTCCGCTGCTTCAAACACTCACACAG CAGCCGTCGTCTGATCACTGGGTGGTGCCAGCGGAAGACAGAGAGCAGTACGAGGAGATCTTTGAGCTGGCAGACTCTGATTTTGATGGGATGGTTGGAGGAGGTGAAGTGAAGGATATCTTCATGAACTCACGGCTGCCTCAGAGTGTCCTGGCACACATATG GTCACTGGCGGACACTCAGCGTACCGGCAAACTCACCAAAGAGCAGTTCTGTCTGGCGATGCACCTGATTCAGGAGAAAGTGAAAGGAGTGGATCCTCCTCAGAGTCTGACGCCTGACATGATACCGCCGTCAGAGAGAGGAGCCGCCAGCACACCG ATTCTCTCTGGATTCACATCATCAGTCGCGTCTGAATTGACTCCATTGACCAGTCTGAGCAGG GACAGCAACAGTTCTGTTGGGTTGGTTGAGCTGACGGGAATCAAGGAGCTGGATGACATCAACCAGGAAATCTCCCAGCTGCAAAG TGAGAAACGCATATTAGAGACAGAAATCAGGCAGAAAGAGGAAGCCCTGCGACAGAAGAACGGTGAAGTGCAG GAGGTGCAGAGAGACCTGGAGCGTGAAAACGTGGGCCTTCAGGACTTGGAGCACCAGAAACGGGACGCTCAGGAGCGACTCAGTGAGATGGAGCAGCAGAGAGCCAAACTGGAGAGCACGCTGGACGAGACCAAGAACAAGTGGCAAGAGGAGAACACTAAA ATCACATCGCTGCAGACGCAGATCCTGTCTCAGGAGTCAGACGTACAGATGCAGGAGAAGGAGATGAGCAGAACGAAGACGGACCTGTACTGTCTGGAACAAGAGGAGCAGCGTTTGGAGGACAGTCTGCGTGCCGGAAAAGCCAAGCTGGACAGCATCCTCAAACTGCTGAAAACATCGCAGGACGAGATGGACCAG ACGCGCAGTCAGCTCAGTGAGATACAGGACGCGCAGCGGGAGCTCAATAAGACCATCGAGCGCTACAGCAAAGCTCTGGACGACAACGTGACCAGCCTGGCCGAACTGGACCAGCTCATCGCTGAGGAAAGCAACACCACTGTCACTAAG GAGGATTCATTGGTTAAGTCCAGGATGGCCATGTTTAACAGTAGCGGCTCTCAAGGCCTGAACGCAGACCCCTTCCAGAGGGAAGACCCCTTTAAGAGTGACCCCTTCAATAAAG CTGATCCGTTTGGAGGAGATCCGTTCCAGCAGAACGACCCGTTCAAAGACCCGTTCGCTAATTCTGATCCCTTTGGTGAAAGCTCCTCAAGTCAGTTCAag GCCAGTCCTTTCAGCAAAAGAATCAGCCAGACATCATTGAGTCCCAAACCTAAAGATTCAG ACCCGTTTGCTGCATCAGACCCTTTCGGTAGCGACTCTTTTGGAGGGAAAGGTGGTTTTGCTGATTTCTCTCAAATGTCAAAG AGCTCAGAGCCTCAGAGCCGAAAGCCGACATATCCGCTGCCTCCTCCAAAAAAACCCGGACCGCAGAGACCAGCGCCGCCTCCTTACG